Proteins encoded within one genomic window of Girardinichthys multiradiatus isolate DD_20200921_A chromosome 21, DD_fGirMul_XY1, whole genome shotgun sequence:
- the LOC124858023 gene encoding enhancer of polycomb homolog 1-like isoform X1 yields the protein MSKLSFRARALDACKPLPVFHCEDLPDLHEYASINRAVPQMPTGMEKEEESEHHLQRAISAQQVYGEKRDSMVIPVPEAERNIPHYELLYPGDFKMPKQLIHIQPFSLDTELPDYDLDTEDETFVNKLKKKMEITPLQFEEMIDRLEKGSGQQLVSLQEAKLLLKEDDDLIKEVFDYWSRKRKTCKGGSLIPTVKQEKRDGSSTSDPYVAFRRRTEKMQTRKNRKNDEASYEKMLKLRRDLSRTVTILEMIKKREKVKRELLHLTLEVVEKRNVMPDFGTEVMAEAQQRALVKPVYTIPIIPLSNSNQYRHQDHHLDMKDYKKPEKTEAVRTKRKYEKKPKMAPMLVPQHSGPSVFNPKDLNQYDFPSSDEEPFSQIHSGSSEAEEENDPDGCYAFRRKAGCQYYACRPDKTGNWPWVSPSEGGLGDPRYRYCLTSLNMPWRCIGLARRRVGRGGRALMDRAHTDLAIIQSMDSDPEPEPLASTLLSSPLRSSNTSTSETNTSDPDGSFSFPQPSSSPPSSSTPLNLSRILLNIKACRWRHFRPRTLSQHPAGGGDISHSGFRDFGRTVSGLTRTLSGGSISQNRTGPTTTPVNAFTAEQYQKHQEQLALMQKQQLEQSQQQQKRQQHVNNPTTTTTNTQTLVSKTLDQASAQFAASALITTDQLLGFKSKEELVHGVNGVLTGAGVYKNLHLSSAASTLHTTNQSTHTTTVAAPTFLQPSINAPIPAPTNVVPASINATPGTHTASTAAALGLLGCGAAGAAPTTTQVLIGNNICLSMQSAASLAGRHIPRTLGNVPPSALKLSTSLQMPKVSGASSMDMSSRDNHDEDKPALNSIADKTVAMEVT from the exons ATGAGTAAACTGTCGTTTCGGGCGCGGGCGTTGGATGCTTGTAAGCCTCTGCCCGTCTTCCACTGCGAGGATTTGCCCGATCTGCACGAATATGCCTCCATCAACCGGGCGGTGCCGCAGATGCCTACTGGAATGGAAAAAGAGGAGGAATCg GAGCACCATCTCCAGCGAGCCATCTCGGCACAGCAGGTCTACGGAGAGAAGCGGGACAGCATGGTTATCCCGGTCCCTGAGGCGGAGCGCAACATCCCGCACTACGAGTTGCTCTACCCCGGGGACTTCAAAATGCCAAAGCAGCTTATTCACATACAGC CTTTCAGTTTGGATACGGAGCTGCCAGACTACGACCTGGACACGGAGGACGAGACGTTTGTGAATaagctgaagaagaaaatggaaatCACCCCACTGCAGTTTGAGGAAATGATTGATCGGCTGGAGAAAGGCAGCGGACAGCAG CTCGTCAGCCTGCAGGAAGCCAAACTGCTGCTGAAGGAGGACGACGATCTGATCAAGGAGGTGTTTGATTACTGGAGCCGCAAGAGGAAAACCTGCAAGGGCGGCTCGCTCATCCCCACCGTCAAGCAGGAGAAGCGGGATGGTTCGAGCACCAGCGACCCTTACGTGGCCTTCCGCCGACGGACGGAGAAGATGCAAACCAGAAAG AATCGAAAGAATGACGAGGCATCGTATGAGAAGATGCTGAAGCTACGCAGGGACCTGAGCCGCACCGTCACCATCTTGGAGATGATCAAGAAAAGAGAGAAGGTCAAGAGGGAACTGCTGCACCTCACTCTGGAAGTAGTAGAGAAGAG GAATGTGATGCCTGACTTTGGCACCGAGGTGATGGCTGAAGCTCAGCAGCGGGCTCTGGTGAAACCCGTTTACACCATCCCCATCATTCCTCTGTCAAACAGCAACCAGTACAGACACCAGGACCACCACTTGGACATGAAGGACTACAAGAAA CCGGAGAAGACAGAGGCAGTACGAACCAAGAGGAAATATGAGAAGAAACCCAAAATGGCTCCGATGTTGGTGCCTCAACATTCAGGGCCCTCTGTGTTCAATCCTAAGGACCTCAACCAGTATGATTTCCCCAGCTCAGACGAAGAGCCATTCTCACAG aTCCATTCAGGTTCCTCTGAAGCAGAGGAGGAGAATGACCCAGATGGCTGCTACGCGTTCAGGAGAAAGGCTGGCTGTCAGTATTACGCT TGTCGTCCAGACAAGACTGGCAACTGGCCCTGGGTAAGCCCGTCAGAGGGCGGGCTCGGTGACCCGCGCTACCGCTACTGTCTGACCTCACTCAACATGCCATGGCGATGCATCGGTTTGGCACGACGCCGCGTGGGCAGAGGGGGCAG gGCTTTGATGGACAGAGCACACACAGATCTGGCCATCATCCAGAGTATGGACTCCGACCCGGAGCCTGAACCGCTCGCCTCAACACTTCTAAGCTCTCCGCTTCGCAGCTCCAACACCAGTACCTCAGAAACCAATACCTCGGACCCCGATGGCTCCTTCAGCTTTCCCCAGCCTTCGTCATCGCCCCCCTCGTCATCAACACCTTTGAACCTCAGCCGGATCCTTTTGAACATTAAAGCGTGCCGCTGGAGGCATTTCAGACCACGGACGCTATCCCAGCACCCTGCGGGGGGAGGAGATATTTCTCATAGTGGATTTAGGGATTTTGGCCGAACTGTTTCGGGATTAACTCGGACCCTGTCTGGAGGTTCAATCTCCCAGAACCGCACCGGACCTACCACCACTCCTGTTAATG cGTTCACTGCCGAGCAGTACCAGAAGCACCAGGAGCAGCTGGCTCTGATGCAGAAACAGCAGCTGGAGCAGagccaacagcagcagaaacgGCAACAACATGTCAACAATCCTACAACCACCACCACAAACACACAG ACACTCGTATCTAAAACGCTGGACCAGGCAAGCGCCCAGTTTGCCGCCTCGGCCCTCATCACCACCGATCAACTGCTCGGCTTCAAATCCAAAGAGGAGTTGGTGCACGGAGTCAACGGGGTCCTGACAGGTGCTG GCGTTTACAAAAACCTGCACCTCAGCAGCGCCGCCTCCACCCTTCACACGACCAACCAGTCAACACACACTACCACGGTCGCAGCCCCCACCTTCCTGCAGCCCTCTATTAACGCGCCCATCCCAGCGCCTACCAACGTCGTCCCTGCCTCCATCAACGCCACCCCAGGCACCCACACGGCCTCCACCGCAGCGGCTCTGGGGCTGCTGGGATGCGGCGCTGCCGGGGCCGCCCCCACAACCACTCAGGTCCTCATCGGGAACAACATCTGTCTGAGCATGCAGTCGGCCGCCAGCCTCGCCGGACGTCACATCCCCCGGACCCTCGGCAACGTGCCGCCCTCTGCCTTAAAGCTGTCCACCAGTCTGCAGATGCCCAAAGTCTCTGGAGCTTCGTCTATGGACATGAGCTCCAG GGACAATCACGACGAAGACAAGCCAGCGCTGAACAGTATAGCAGACAAAACGGTGGCCATGGAGGTTACGTAG
- the LOC124858023 gene encoding enhancer of polycomb homolog 1-like isoform X2: MVIPVPEAERNIPHYELLYPGDFKMPKQLIHIQPFSLDTELPDYDLDTEDETFVNKLKKKMEITPLQFEEMIDRLEKGSGQQLVSLQEAKLLLKEDDDLIKEVFDYWSRKRKTCKGGSLIPTVKQEKRDGSSTSDPYVAFRRRTEKMQTRKNRKNDEASYEKMLKLRRDLSRTVTILEMIKKREKVKRELLHLTLEVVEKRNVMPDFGTEVMAEAQQRALVKPVYTIPIIPLSNSNQYRHQDHHLDMKDYKKPEKTEAVRTKRKYEKKPKMAPMLVPQHSGPSVFNPKDLNQYDFPSSDEEPFSQIHSGSSEAEEENDPDGCYAFRRKAGCQYYACRPDKTGNWPWVSPSEGGLGDPRYRYCLTSLNMPWRCIGLARRRVGRGGRALMDRAHTDLAIIQSMDSDPEPEPLASTLLSSPLRSSNTSTSETNTSDPDGSFSFPQPSSSPPSSSTPLNLSRILLNIKACRWRHFRPRTLSQHPAGGGDISHSGFRDFGRTVSGLTRTLSGGSISQNRTGPTTTPVNAFTAEQYQKHQEQLALMQKQQLEQSQQQQKRQQHVNNPTTTTTNTQTLVSKTLDQASAQFAASALITTDQLLGFKSKEELVHGVNGVLTGAGVYKNLHLSSAASTLHTTNQSTHTTTVAAPTFLQPSINAPIPAPTNVVPASINATPGTHTASTAAALGLLGCGAAGAAPTTTQVLIGNNICLSMQSAASLAGRHIPRTLGNVPPSALKLSTSLQMPKVSGASSMDMSSRDNHDEDKPALNSIADKTVAMEVT, translated from the exons ATGGTTATCCCGGTCCCTGAGGCGGAGCGCAACATCCCGCACTACGAGTTGCTCTACCCCGGGGACTTCAAAATGCCAAAGCAGCTTATTCACATACAGC CTTTCAGTTTGGATACGGAGCTGCCAGACTACGACCTGGACACGGAGGACGAGACGTTTGTGAATaagctgaagaagaaaatggaaatCACCCCACTGCAGTTTGAGGAAATGATTGATCGGCTGGAGAAAGGCAGCGGACAGCAG CTCGTCAGCCTGCAGGAAGCCAAACTGCTGCTGAAGGAGGACGACGATCTGATCAAGGAGGTGTTTGATTACTGGAGCCGCAAGAGGAAAACCTGCAAGGGCGGCTCGCTCATCCCCACCGTCAAGCAGGAGAAGCGGGATGGTTCGAGCACCAGCGACCCTTACGTGGCCTTCCGCCGACGGACGGAGAAGATGCAAACCAGAAAG AATCGAAAGAATGACGAGGCATCGTATGAGAAGATGCTGAAGCTACGCAGGGACCTGAGCCGCACCGTCACCATCTTGGAGATGATCAAGAAAAGAGAGAAGGTCAAGAGGGAACTGCTGCACCTCACTCTGGAAGTAGTAGAGAAGAG GAATGTGATGCCTGACTTTGGCACCGAGGTGATGGCTGAAGCTCAGCAGCGGGCTCTGGTGAAACCCGTTTACACCATCCCCATCATTCCTCTGTCAAACAGCAACCAGTACAGACACCAGGACCACCACTTGGACATGAAGGACTACAAGAAA CCGGAGAAGACAGAGGCAGTACGAACCAAGAGGAAATATGAGAAGAAACCCAAAATGGCTCCGATGTTGGTGCCTCAACATTCAGGGCCCTCTGTGTTCAATCCTAAGGACCTCAACCAGTATGATTTCCCCAGCTCAGACGAAGAGCCATTCTCACAG aTCCATTCAGGTTCCTCTGAAGCAGAGGAGGAGAATGACCCAGATGGCTGCTACGCGTTCAGGAGAAAGGCTGGCTGTCAGTATTACGCT TGTCGTCCAGACAAGACTGGCAACTGGCCCTGGGTAAGCCCGTCAGAGGGCGGGCTCGGTGACCCGCGCTACCGCTACTGTCTGACCTCACTCAACATGCCATGGCGATGCATCGGTTTGGCACGACGCCGCGTGGGCAGAGGGGGCAG gGCTTTGATGGACAGAGCACACACAGATCTGGCCATCATCCAGAGTATGGACTCCGACCCGGAGCCTGAACCGCTCGCCTCAACACTTCTAAGCTCTCCGCTTCGCAGCTCCAACACCAGTACCTCAGAAACCAATACCTCGGACCCCGATGGCTCCTTCAGCTTTCCCCAGCCTTCGTCATCGCCCCCCTCGTCATCAACACCTTTGAACCTCAGCCGGATCCTTTTGAACATTAAAGCGTGCCGCTGGAGGCATTTCAGACCACGGACGCTATCCCAGCACCCTGCGGGGGGAGGAGATATTTCTCATAGTGGATTTAGGGATTTTGGCCGAACTGTTTCGGGATTAACTCGGACCCTGTCTGGAGGTTCAATCTCCCAGAACCGCACCGGACCTACCACCACTCCTGTTAATG cGTTCACTGCCGAGCAGTACCAGAAGCACCAGGAGCAGCTGGCTCTGATGCAGAAACAGCAGCTGGAGCAGagccaacagcagcagaaacgGCAACAACATGTCAACAATCCTACAACCACCACCACAAACACACAG ACACTCGTATCTAAAACGCTGGACCAGGCAAGCGCCCAGTTTGCCGCCTCGGCCCTCATCACCACCGATCAACTGCTCGGCTTCAAATCCAAAGAGGAGTTGGTGCACGGAGTCAACGGGGTCCTGACAGGTGCTG GCGTTTACAAAAACCTGCACCTCAGCAGCGCCGCCTCCACCCTTCACACGACCAACCAGTCAACACACACTACCACGGTCGCAGCCCCCACCTTCCTGCAGCCCTCTATTAACGCGCCCATCCCAGCGCCTACCAACGTCGTCCCTGCCTCCATCAACGCCACCCCAGGCACCCACACGGCCTCCACCGCAGCGGCTCTGGGGCTGCTGGGATGCGGCGCTGCCGGGGCCGCCCCCACAACCACTCAGGTCCTCATCGGGAACAACATCTGTCTGAGCATGCAGTCGGCCGCCAGCCTCGCCGGACGTCACATCCCCCGGACCCTCGGCAACGTGCCGCCCTCTGCCTTAAAGCTGTCCACCAGTCTGCAGATGCCCAAAGTCTCTGGAGCTTCGTCTATGGACATGAGCTCCAG GGACAATCACGACGAAGACAAGCCAGCGCTGAACAGTATAGCAGACAAAACGGTGGCCATGGAGGTTACGTAG